GCTTTCGCCGCAGGCGGCGTTGATCACCTCGCCCGGCGCTTTTTCCGCCGTAAGCGCCAGCCGGTTAGCGTGGATGACGTTGCGGATGAAGGTGAAATCGCGGGTGATCGAGCCGTCGCCGAAAATCGTAGGCTGCTTACCTTGCAGCATCAGCGGAATGAAAATCGCCATTACTCCCGTATAGGCGGAACGCGGATTTTGGCGAGGGCCGAAGACGTTAAAATAACGCAGGCAGACGGTTTCGAAACCGTAGGTTTTATAAAAGGACTGGCAATAATTTTCCCCCGCCAGTTTGGCGACGCCGTAGGGCGAAAGGGGCCGCGTGGGCAAATTCTCGTCCTTACGCAATGTCTCCGCATCACCGTAAGCGGAAGAAGAAGCGGCGTAGAGCAGCCTTTTAACGCCCGCCTCCTTAGCCGCCCATAACGTATTCAGCGTCCCTGTTGCGTTCGATTCGTGGCTCTCGACGGGATTTTCCACCGAGCGCGGCACCGAAGGCAGCGCCGCCTGGTGCAAGACGTACTCGGCGCCTTCCATCGCGCGGCGCACGTCGTCCAGATGGCGCAAATCGCATTCGAACAGGCGGATCCGCTCCGCAAAGGGCTTGAGATTTTCGCGCAATCCCGTGGAAAAATTATCCACGACGGCGACTTCATGGCCTTCCGACAATAGATGCTCGACCAGATGCGAGCCGATAAATCCGGCGCCTCCCGTAACGACAAACCTCGCCATGCTTTCTTCCTTCTATTCAGGGATTTCTCGTAATAACGATTCGTTTCCAGAAAAGGAAACATTGTTCTTCACTCTAACGAAACCCTTTAAAAAAGCAATATACGCAGCGCCGCCGAAAACGGAAGCGATTATCTCATTAAACGGAATAGGCGGAAAAACCGATTCCAATCCAATCCTCCCAACATCGATCTATTCTCCGTCAATATCAATTTAGGATTCTTATCCTGCGTTGTCCCCGCCGTATCTTTCTCGTAGAAAACAATGGAGGCGTCTCCTTTCAAAGCAAAACCCAACGCCGTTACTTCTTGCGCATACTCGGCGTTAAACGACGCGGAAATATTTACGGCGCCGCTAATGGGAAACTGCGCGATTAACGCTCCCATTTCCGTTGATCCTTCTCCCCCCACAGCTTGCCAGGAAGCCGATGAATAATTGCGAAAATTCCAGGTTGCGTAGGTTCCTTCAGGAGGCGGATTATACGCCGCTCCGGGATCGTCCCAACGGAATTCCTTGAATTGATAAAGGTAAAGCGTTCCGCTGGAAATATATTGTTTGCACGTCAACAGCAATTCCACTTTATATTTTCCCGCTGGAACCGTTAAGCCGCTGAATTTCAACAAGGCTTTTTTATAGTTCGTATTCACGCATAGCAGATTGCCTTCGCATTGATTGCGATCGTAGATATCAAGGACAATTTCTTGAGAATTGGAATAATCGTACGCTCCAACCTGGTAGACATAAACCTTCGGCGCCGCATGGGCCAAATGAATCAGGGACAAAAAAAGGATAAGAAATGGCCATCGTAGTTTATAATTGTTCATAATGATCTCCTGGATAGCGATATGAAAAGAGAACGAACCTGCGAAATTCCGCTTGACGGCGTCTCTATAAATAAGGAAGAAAATGCAATTTTCTTGTTTTAATAAAAAATCAAACCTATAGTGAATGCAAAATTGAATATTCGGTGACATTGATCCATGACGAAAATCTATACAAAAACCGGCGACGATGGATATACGTCTCTTCTTGGCGGGAAGCGAATCGCCAAGGATTCGCTGCGAATCGAAGCCTACGGAACGATAGACGAATTGAACGCCTTCATTGGTTTCGCTATTTCCCAGGATGCGTCCAAAGATATCCAGCCTCTTCTAGAAGCCATCCAACGCCATCTATTTCGGATTGGCGCTATTCTCGCTTCGGACAATGAGCTGGAAAAAGAAAAAAGAGGATTGTTGTTTCCCCTCGATCATTCCGAGTATCTCGAACAACAAATCGACTTCTTATCCGAATCTCTGCCCCCTTTACGGCATTTCATTCTGCCCGGCGGTTCTCCCGCAGCGTGCGCCTTGCATGCCGCCCGCACCGTCTGCCGCCGGGCGGAACGGCGGGCGTTTGCGTTACATCAATCGGAACCTATGGATAAAGCCGTTTTGATTTACCTCAACCGTTTGTCGGATTTGCTTTTCGTCATGGCTCGATATCAAAATGCAAAAGACGGCGTGGAAGAGATAATTTGGAATGATGAATGATGAATGATGAATGATGAATGATGAATGATGAATGATGAATGATGAATGATGAATGATGAATGATGAATATGGGATTATTAGATCATGTTACGCAGCGAGTACTTTCATGCCATCGGAAAAATTGTTCAAAAGAGGCGTTGAGGCTTCTTTATGTTCCGTTATTGAATCACGAAATCATGAAAAGGCTCGAATTTCACGAAATATTCGAATCCCGATATCTCGGATTCTATTGGATATTGCGGAAAATCTCGTTCGCAACGCAATTCCTTGCGCTAACCGTTTTTCTTTTCTTTTTTTCGAGTTTTTCTTTTTCATTTCGAGTCTTCGTGATTCAAACGACGACGGTAAGTGATTCCTTTAATTTTCTATTGCACATAACATGAACGGCGAATATGGAAGAATTGAGACAGATGAAGGAATCCAAAAACATCCGAGAAATCCGCAATTCGAAAATTTCGCAAATCGAATATGATCGCTAAACGCCCTCTCGCCGTTTCTCAAAAGGGGTTCTTGCTTCTATAATTTACTTTCGATCGCTATGGAGGAGAGAGGAAAAGATCATGGTCCGCGAAGAGATGACGCGCCGCGAATTCGTAACCGCCTCGACGGCGGGAGCGGGCGCGTTTGCGCTGGGAGCCGTCTTTGTACCTCCCGCCGCCTTTGGCGCCAACGACCGCTTGCGGCTGGGAATCGTCGGCGCGGGAATCCGGGGACAGGCGCTCATGAAATGGGCGCATAAATTGGAAGATTCGCACAACGTACAATGGACGGCGGTTTGCGATATCTGGACGCAGCGCCGCCATGCCGCCGCCAAAAAGATCGAAAGTTGGAACCAAAAACCGGCGGCTCAATACCGAACCCTCGATGACCTTTGCGCTCAAGAGGATACGGACGCCGTTCTCATCGCCACCGCCGATTTCCAACACCCCTATCACGCCGCCAAAGCCGTGCTGGCGGGCAAAGACATCTATGTGGAAAAACCCTTTGGCTGCGATTTCGATCAAATCAAGAAAGCCTGGCAAATTATTAAAGCCAGCGGCTGCGTGGCGCAGATGGGAACGCAAAGCCGGGGACGCGGCGTCTATTTCGGCGCGAGGGATTTCATCCAAAGCGGCGGCTTGGGGCGCGTTACCTACGCCGAGATATCCGATTGCGCCTTTCAACAATATTGGCGCATCAAGGACTGCGAATCGTCCATCAAGCCGGAGGATACGGACTGGCGGGAATTTCTCGCCTATCTCGATCCCGAAGAATATC
Above is a window of Candidatus Omnitrophota bacterium DNA encoding:
- a CDS encoding SDR family oxidoreductase, coding for MARFVVTGGAGFIGSHLVEHLLSEGHEVAVVDNFSTGLRENLKPFAERIRLFECDLRHLDDVRRAMEGAEYVLHQAALPSVPRSVENPVESHESNATGTLNTLWAAKEAGVKRLLYAASSSAYGDAETLRKDENLPTRPLSPYGVAKLAGENYCQSFYKTYGFETVCLRYFNVFGPRQNPRSAYTGVMAIFIPLMLQGKQPTIFGDGSITRDFTFIRNVIHANRLALTAEKAPGEVINAACGESHSLLEIVDTINRLLGTNIQPQFAPPRLGDIQHSCASIDKAKILLGYEPTVSFEDGMAETIEWYRRESNL
- a CDS encoding cob(I)yrinic acid a,c-diamide adenosyltransferase; translated protein: MTKIYTKTGDDGYTSLLGGKRIAKDSLRIEAYGTIDELNAFIGFAISQDASKDIQPLLEAIQRHLFRIGAILASDNELEKEKRGLLFPLDHSEYLEQQIDFLSESLPPLRHFILPGGSPAACALHAARTVCRRAERRAFALHQSEPMDKAVLIYLNRLSDLLFVMARYQNAKDGVEEIIWNDE
- a CDS encoding Gfo/Idh/MocA family oxidoreductase, which translates into the protein MVREEMTRREFVTASTAGAGAFALGAVFVPPAAFGANDRLRLGIVGAGIRGQALMKWAHKLEDSHNVQWTAVCDIWTQRRHAAAKKIESWNQKPAAQYRTLDDLCAQEDTDAVLIATADFQHPYHAAKAVLAGKDIYVEKPFGCDFDQIKKAWQIIKASGCVAQMGTQSRGRGVYFGARDFIQSGGLGRVTYAEISDCAFQQYWRIKDCESSIKPEDTDWREFLAYLDPEEYHWNPRHYREFRLFWPFSSGCFCQWMSHRIDLVNLALDSIPRCAVALGGVYLWQDGRTNPDTVQCLLEYPGGTMAAYHMRMGNKANSRGIYLYGTHGMVDLQTGTVSSSGGEGAVLCENPGASTPEFHIDKSKLIPEKTLFPSPPDVDHLGDFFDCVRRRRQPRADVDAGYAHATATIMANMAYRTGRRIEYDAEKMELRPESIA